The Leptospira sp. WS60.C2 genome includes the window TGCACTATCTGCTCTCTTATTGTATGTATTCCTTTATACGATTTGGCTAAAACCCAGAACGGAACAAAATATTGTCATTGGTGGTATCTCTGGTTGTATTGGACCACTGATTGGATATGCCGCTATGGCAAATGCCCTTCCCATTCAAGCCTGGATCATGTTTCTTATGATCTTTCTTTGGACACCGGCCCATTTTTGGGCTTTGGCAATCTTCTTAAAAGATGATTACGAATTTGCAGGGATTCCCATGATGCCTGTTGTCTCTGGCATTGAGAAAACAGTGAACCAGATTTTTTTGTATGCAATTGCCTATTCCCTTTCGGTGATTGGTTTTTACTTCGCTGACGATCGAATGGGTTACTTGTTCCTGTTATCTGCCATTGTTCTCACCATTCTCATTCTTACATTTGCTTATCGTTTGAAACAATCGATGGACAAAACTCTTGCTAAGAAGTTTTTCTTTTTTAGTATTTTACACCTATTCCTAGTCAGCATTGCCATAGTGATTGATTCTAAAATTTAGGTTTTTTGATTGATTTGGGCAAAGGATTCTGTTTTCCTTTTGCCCATGAGTATTCTTACCCGTTATTTTTCAAAATCCGACCTCGATGAAATCAAATCTGCAGTTG containing:
- the cyoE gene encoding heme o synthase, giving the protein MFRLWNQLTKPRVTVLVLATVLPGMYLGTTGYPSGFVILITLFGTYLMSSASFILNQYIERERDAVMYRTKQRPIPAGEILPGQALTLGIVVAIIAFVILHFFVNFLTAVCALSALLLYVFLYTIWLKPRTEQNIVIGGISGCIGPLIGYAAMANALPIQAWIMFLMIFLWTPAHFWALAIFLKDDYEFAGIPMMPVVSGIEKTVNQIFLYAIAYSLSVIGFYFADDRMGYLFLLSAIVLTILILTFAYRLKQSMDKTLAKKFFFFSILHLFLVSIAIVIDSKI